The Thermoplasmatales archaeon nucleotide sequence GTCCATGTCCTTGGAAAACGATGTAAGAACTATGCCAGAGATTAAGACGATCACAAAAACTATGGCGTCCTCTGCCCATGTTACACCACTGAGAGATCCAAGTAGCCATGCAAATGCCTCAGATTCGAGTCTCTTGTTTGAAAATAACATAAGACCGACAATAGCGGAGAGGAAGAGCGAAATAGCGATACCTGAAAGAAGAAAGTACATTGGCGGTACCTTGCCCGAGCGAAACGAAATAGAATAGATAACAAGCATGACTACAATCGAGAAGGAGAAGGCAAGTACCTGCAAAGTGTAAGCTCCAAACCACATGACCTGGGTAGAAAGTGCAAACACTGCTCCGAGGGTTGCGCCGCTTGAAATGCCAATTATATAAGGTTCGGTTATAGGGTTTCGAAACACACTCTGAACAGAGGATCCTCCCATTGCAAGTGCTGCTCCCACAATCACGGCGCCAAGAATCACCGGTTCCCTAACAAGAACAACTATGTCATATTCTACACCTGTGAAGCCCCAGTGTGCAAAATTTCCCACGAAGGGGATCTGACTGAAGAATATTCGCGTAACGACAAGCGGTGGAATTCTGACTGGTCCGAGAAAAAGGGAGAGTATTATAGACATGAATAAGATTATTACAATTACTGCAGCTTTGAAGGGACGAGTCCCGTATTTCAAATTAAATTTCATTGGACGACATCATCCATATATTCCCACATGAGGGGCAGGTGAGAGATCGAAGTGCGTGTAATTGTTGAAACCAGTAATGTCGGTTATGTTGATGTAGTTCGGATAGACAACGCTTCCAATCCAGAACAAAGCATAGATCGTTCTGAATGTCGGCTCATCTATGAATGAATCGTTTAGAACCGTAGTATAATTCTTATCCTTGACCGCCGTTAGGTTAGGGAAATCCTTTAGAAATCTGCTCTGGTTAACGTATTCATCGATTAATACGAATCCCGGGGTCCCGTTGTAAACAGTTTCCCTTGAAACCTCTGGATAACCGGTTGCATTAATGATGTTTTTAATGTGATCGAGCTGAAACATTTCGTTGATAAACGTACCATTTCCCGCAGTGTATATTCCTGAACTGCCATGCCCAAGATCGTAGAATATTGAGGTTTCATTTGTGATCTTCTTTGTCAAGTTACCCAGTTTCTGTAGATTCTTTTCCATCCATGCATTTATTATCGTTGCATTATGCGCTGTGCCCGTGAGTTCTCCAAGGATTGTATTTGCATTTTCAATCTGGGGAACGGATTCAGGGTTAAAAACAAAGTATGGTATGTTCAACACGTTTACGACTTTGCTGATCTCCTGTGTTGTAAAGTATCCCGTGGTGGTCATTATCGCGTCCGGTGAAAGATTCACGATTGCTTCTATCGGAAGAGACGAAACACCTATGGTGAGAACCGGGATATCATAATTTGACGGATTTGGGTACGTGCTGTATTGATCTACCCCTTTTACATCCTTTTGATAAGAGCCTAGTGCGTACAGCGTGACTGTGACAGATGGTATTAGAGATACGATCCTTGAAAGTGATCCATGGATAGTAAACACGCCGTTATTCGTGTCCTTTGCATAAACAAAACTGTTTGCTGCGCTCAAATTTATCTTTGTTGTACTGCCATTATTTACCAGATTGATGCTTGTTACTGGGGTAAGTGTGTTCTGTGCAGCATCGTTTGGAGTCCGAGAAAAATGCTCATACGCCAAGGCGCCGGCGACAACAACAATGGCCACTACCACCACTGTAATTATTATTTTTATGGTTTTCATAAATATCTGTTTACTCCTTGTTAAGTGTACTTGAATTCTGTAAAGTTAACTTAATATATAAGATTTTTCTTGCTGGTTTTGAAGGATAAACAATATATGCGCTTCCATCTAAAAAATCATAATAGCGTGAAAGAGTTAGGCTTGCTGCAAGGAACAATGCAAAGCCTCTCCTCTTCAGGTCCAATAATAAACATAATGGCACTGTTTCCAATAATCATAATCCTTACAGGGAGGTACGGCTTTTTTCCATCATACTAGGTTCAATTTTGGGTTTGTCTGTTATCTACTCAACAGTATTCTTTTCTAAACATATAAAGTCGAACGGAGGTTACTACAGCTATGTTGGGAAAGAGTTGGGAAAGAGAAGTGGTATATTTGTTTCATTAATGTACATTTCGTATGCGGCCATGGCTTTACCTGCGGTTGCAATCATGGACATTTTCTTCCTTGATTCGGATTTTTTGAGTCATACTTTTCTGCTAGTTTTCATCATTGCGCTGTTAATGCTATTTATTTTAACTATTGGTTTCAGTGAATCAAGAATAACGATGAAATACATCGTAGCATCGACAGTAATAGAAATAGCATTCATGGTCTTTGTTGCCTTTTCCCTGTTTACAAGGGGCTCATTCCATCTTCCAAATTATTCCATTAACATAATTTCCACTTTCAAGGCATTACCATTCACCTTACTTGCACTATCAGGAATAGGTTCGTCAATATTTATTTCTGAGAGCA carries:
- a CDS encoding ABC transporter substrate-binding protein; the protein is MKTIKIIITVVVVAIVVVAGALAYEHFSRTPNDAAQNTLTPVTSINLVNNGSTTKINLSAANSFVYAKDTNNGVFTIHGSLSRIVSLIPSVTVTLYALGSYQKDVKGVDQYSTYPNPSNYDIPVLTIGVSSLPIEAIVNLSPDAIMTTTGYFTTQEISKVVNVLNIPYFVFNPESVPQIENANTILGELTGTAHNATIINAWMEKNLQKLGNLTKKITNETSIFYDLGHGSSGIYTAGNGTFINEMFQLDHIKNIINATGYPEVSRETVYNGTPGFVLIDEYVNQSRFLKDFPNLTAVKDKNYTTVLNDSFIDEPTFRTIYALFWIGSVVYPNYINITDITGFNNYTHFDLSPAPHVGIYG
- a CDS encoding iron ABC transporter permease — translated: MKFNLKYGTRPFKAAVIVIILFMSIILSLFLGPVRIPPLVVTRIFFSQIPFVGNFAHWGFTGVEYDIVVLVREPVILGAVIVGAALAMGGSSVQSVFRNPITEPYIIGISSGATLGAVFALSTQVMWFGAYTLQVLAFSFSIVVMLVIYSISFRSGKVPPMYFLLSGIAISLFLSAIVGLMLFSNKRLESEAFAWLLGSLSGVTWAEDAIVFVIVLISGIVLTSFSKDMDALQMGEHHAQSIGVNVERAKLISLLVTTLGVSAAVSISGLIGFVGLLMPHVSRMLFGGSNRIVIPTSAVLGAIFLLLANDVARDSLSYTEIPVGIITGLVGVPFFMYLLRRISRGGYVT